The sequence GGAAAACCAGTCCGGGCTATAGCGGCGCCGCGCGTACTGCGCAACATGCATCATGCGAGAGACCAAGCGTGATGGCGGCCTGGTCTCTCGGCCATCGGTCCAAGGACAAGTCTATGGCAGGGCAACGCCCTCGCACAAATAATAGCTGCCGCTGTTGCCGCTCGCCTCGCTTTCGTCATCGATCGGCCGGACCGATACGAGATCGAGCTGCGTCGGGCTGATCCGCGTCATCGACAGGACGTCGGGAAAGACATAGCCCGGCTCCTGGCAGATGGCCGTCACCGCCCAGCTCGGCGAGCGTGTCGCCTTGCTGACCTGGACGAATTCGCAATTGTATTCGACGCCCTGCAAGCCATGCACGGAAAGCACGATGTTGCCGGCATCGATCAGCGTCTGCAGCGTGTCCTTCCTGGCCTGCGTGCAAAGCTCCTCGGACTGCAGGTAGACGCCTTCGATGAAGTCATCCGCGGCGAGCGCGGGCGATGCCGCGACAAACATCGACACACAAAGAGATCGCCCCAACACCATGGATTTGTTCCGCTTTGGCTGTTTCTAGATCGTAATCGTTTCACCGATTTTCGGCAACGCGACCTTCACACCGGACCCTTCGAGGCCGGCCTCGAATTTCTCGGGCGTCGGATCGATCATCGGAAACGTGCCGAAGTGGCAAGGGACGACCGTGTCGAACTTGAAGAAGCGGCGGCAGGCAAGTGCCGCCACCGCGCCGCCCATGGTGAACCGATCGCCGATCGGCACGATGCCGATCTTCGGCTCATGCAATTCGTTGATCAACGCCATGTCGGAAAAGATGTCGGTATCGCCCATATGGTAGAGCGTGCGGTCTTCCGGGAAGTGCAGGACCAGCCCGCCGGGATTGCCGAGATAGACGTTCTTGCCGCCGTCTTCGCCAAATGAGGAAGAGTGCAGCGCCTGGACGAAAGTGGTGGTGAAGCCGCCGCAATCGACCGTGCCGCCGATGTTGCCGGGATTGATCTTGCTGCCGTCGGCACCCTTGCCGACCAGATACATGCAAATCTCGAAATTGGCGACAAGTTGCGCGCCGCTCTTGCCGAGCACTTCCAGCGCGCCGCTGATGTGGTCGCTGTGTCCGTGCGTCAGCAGGACATGCGTGATCCCTTCGGCCGGCCCTTCCCAGCCGCCCGTCCAGGACGGGTTGCCGATCAGATAGGGGTCGATGAGGATCTTGGCGTCGCCGGTTTCGATACGGAAGGCCGAGTGGCCGTACCAGGTCAGTTTCATGAAATGCATTCCTCGATTTTTGTCGAGCCAGAGGATAGAACGCCGATGACCCCGAGAGCAAAGGGTATAGTGTCCGCCGCGCATCCGGAAGGACGCATGCTGCTGAAAAAGATGAGGGAAAACCGTTGGCTATCATCACGATTGAGCAATTGCCGGCATGGCTCGCCGACGGCAGGACGCTGGCGGGGCTCGATCTCGGCGACAAGACGATCGGCGTCGCGGTTTCCGACCGGGGGTTCGCCTTCGCTCACCCGCGCCCCGTCATCATGCGACGGAAATTCTCGCTCGATGCCGCCGTGCTCCTGGCCTTGCTGAAGAAGGAGAATGTCGGCGCGGTGGCGATCGGGCTGCCGATCAACATGGATGGGTCGGAAGGTCCGCGCGCGCAGAAATCGCGCGCCTTCGTGCGCAACATGGCGCAGCTGAGCGACCTGCCCTTCGTGTTCTGGGATGAACGGCTGTCGACGGTGGCGGCCGAGAGGACGCTGATCGAAATGGATTTCTCGCGCGCCAAACGTGCCGGCAAGATCGATTCGGCGGCCGCGGCCTTTATTCTGCAGGGAGTCTTGGACCGGCTTCAGTCGCTCGATTCAGCCGCTCGAACGGAATTGGGCGGTCGAACGGAGCCGGGCCCGACCGACGCCGCTTGACCCAGTCCAGAATTTCGCGGCGGCGGCGAAAAGCCCATATCGCCATCAGCAGAAACCCGTCGAAGATACAGGCCTTTCCCACCATCCCCGGGATGATGGCCGGATCGATGCCGAGCATCTGGCCGTAAAGCTGGAACACGAAATCGTGCAGCTGCCGGGTCAGCATCACATAGCCGAAATTCATGTCGTTGAGCGACAGGTAGAACCAGCCCCAGAACAGCGCCATCGGGGCCGCCCACAATGCGAAGATATAGCGCATCAGCGGCCTCCCCTCCCGTTCGGCCCGGCCCGGCCCGATATCAGGGAAAGCAGCGAATTATGGGCCGCCGCCTTCGCCATGCTGTGCGCCGTGGCGCGAAAATCGGCGTCATCCGACGCGGCCGCGGAGCGCCGCTCGGCGAGCATCGCGACATAGGAGGCCAGAAGCGCCGCCAATTGCACCGCAACGACCATGAACAGCCCGTTGATGCCTTGCGCGGCGCCACCGATCAGGATCATCGACAGGACGCCGGACGCGGAAATGAAGGCGATGCGAACGACGCTGTCGGCGCCTGGGCTGGCCGCATCGTTGATCAGCGTATCGACAAAGGCCCAGAAGAACAGCACGGCCACGACCAGCAAGGCGATCGCCAGCGGCGCGACCACGACGACGTTCTGCAGATCGACGAACCGGGCGCTCTCGACGGTCACTCCGAGCACGCCGAGGGCAGCCGTCACACCGCGGTCTCCATCGATGCAGATCAGCGCCAGCAGGGCGAAGACAATCGCCCAGTGCACAGACAGAAAGGAGGTCAGTACGTGTCGCATCGTGGTTCCTGCTTCGGCAGGAATGACAGTGGGCTTTGCCGCCCGCCGCCGCAATGGAAACCATTTGTTAAGGTTAACGGCGATCCACAGGACGCACCCACTGTTCCCAGATGCGCTCAACTGATCGAAGAATCGGGCGATGCGGCCGCTCTCGGCTCAGTTCACCGGCGGATAGAGCGTGTCGATGATCATGCGCGCGTCATGGCGCGAATCGATCATGCCGTAGGTGTTGCGCCACTGGCCGGCCAGGCGGGTCTCGACGAAGGCATCGGCAATCCGCCCTGCCCCCAGCCGGCGCAGCTCCGCCGCGGCGGCCGACAACGCCAGCTGTTCGGTCAGCAGCCGGGCCGAGCCCTCATCGGTCAAAGCCACCTGCATCGCCGCCTTCAACACGCCGATCGTGCCGCGCCCACCGGCGCCGAGGTCGCGGTCGATGCCGGCCAGCACCTCTTCGAACAGGCCGGGCGCGCGCCCGAGCACGCGCAGCACGTCGAGCGCCATGACATTGCCCGACCCTTCCCAGATCGCGTTGACAGGCGCTTCGCGATAATAGCGGGCGAGCGGCGCCTCCTCGACGTAGCCATTGCCGCCGAGACACTCCATCGCCTCGTAGAGCAGCGGCGGCGCGATCTTGCACACCCAGTATTTAACGACCGGCGTCATGGCGCGGGCAAACGCCGCTTCGCCGCGATCGCTCGCCGCCTCGTCGAAGGAGCGCGCCAACCGGAACGACAGAGCGGTTGCGGCGGCAACATCCAGCGCCATGTCGGCCAGCACGCGTTGCATGAGCGGCTGTTCGATCAAGGTAGAGCCGAACACCTGGCGATGGCGGGCATGATGAACCGCTTCCGCCAGCCCTGCCCGCATGATCGCCGAGGACGCCACGGCGCAATCGAGCCGGGTCAAGGTCACCATGTCCATGATCGTCTTCACGCCGGCGCCGGGCTCGCCGATCATCTCGCCGATGGCGTTGACGAACTCGACTTCGGAAGAGGCGTTGGAGCGGTTGCCGAGCTTGTCCTTCAGCCGCTGGAAGCGGAAGCCGTTGCCCGATCCATCGCCGAGGACGCGCGGCACGAGGAAGCACGACAGTCCTTCCGGCGCCTGAGCCAGCACCAGGAAGGCGTCCGACATCGGTGCCGACATGAACCATTTGTGGCCGGTCAGGCGATAGAAGCCGCTGCCGGCGCGCTCGGCCCTCGTCACATTGGCGCGCACATCCGTGCCGCCCTGTTTTTCGGTCATGCCCATGCCGAGCGTCAGCCCGGTCTTCTCGACCGGCGGCTTCTGGCTCTGGTCGTATTTGCGCGTCGTCACGCGCGGGGCCCATTCGCGAAACAACTTTGGGCTGGCCATCAACGCCGCCAGCGAGGCGCTGGTCATGGTGATGGGGCAGAGATGCCCGGTTTCGAGTTCGGCGGTCAGGTAGAAGCGTGCGGCGCGCACCTGATGGCGGCGGCCGATCTCGGCATCGCCATTTTCCCAAACCGAGGAATGCAACCCGTTGGCCACCGAGCGGCGCATCAAGGCATGGTAGGCGGGGTGGAACTCGACCAGGTCGATGCGCCGTCCCTGGCGGTCATGGGTCCTGAGCTTCGGCGTCTCGACATTGGCCAGGCGCGCCAGCTCCTGCGCCTCCTGCGTCAGCACGAAACGGCCGAGCCCGTCGAGGTCTTTGCGCACCGGGTCGGAAAACCGCTCGGCAAGCTGGATCAGCAACGGATCGCCCCGCCAGGCGTTGCCGCCCGTCAGCGGCGGCGGCTGGTTCGTCACGTCGTCGGTCACGCTTTGTCCTTGTCGCAAGAAGACTTCGAATCCGAAGCCATCGGCTAGATATAGCCAAGCGTTGCCGCGCGCGCGACGAAAATACCGGGGAGAACAGCGCCAATCCAAAGCTGGCGCTTGCGGGCGCAAAATCCGCACCCTATAGCAGCCCCTTGAGATGACCGACGCTTCGTCCCTGCCACTCTACCCTCACCGCCATCTTCTGGGCATCAGCGATCTTTCGCCCGCCGACATCGAGCTGTTGCTCGACCGGGCGGATCGGGCCGTCGCGATTTCGCGGCAGTCCGAAAAGAAGACCTCGACGCTGCGCGGCCGCACCCAGATCAATCTCTTCTACGAGGCCTCGACCCGCACGCAGTCCTCTTTCGAGCTGGCCGGAAAGCGGCTCGGCGCCGATGTCATGAACATGTCGGTGGCAAGTTCTTCCGTGAAGAAGGGCGAAACGCTCATCGACACGGCGATGACGCTGAACGCCATGCGGCCCGATATATTGATCATCCGCCATCAGTCGGCGGGTGCTGCCGCCCTGCTGGCGCAGAAAGTCGGCTGCTCGGTCGTCAATGCCGGCGACGGCGCGCATGAACACCCGACCCAGGCGCTGCTCGACGCGCTAACCATCCGCCGCGCCAAGGGGCCGCTGTCGAAGCTGATCGTGGCGATCTGCGGCGACATCCTGCATTCGCGCGTGGCGCGCTCCAACATCATGCTGCTCAACGCGCTTGGCGCGCAGGTGCGCGTGGTGGCGCCTTCGACGCTGCTACCGTCCGGCATAGAGAAGATGGGCGTCATCGTCACGCGCTCGATGGCCGAAGGCCTCAAGGACGCCGACGTGGTGATGATGCTGCGCCTGCAGCGCGAGCGCATGGAAGGCGCCTTCGTGCCTTCGGTGCGCGAATATTTCCGCTATTTCGGCCTCGATGCCGAGAAGCTGAAGGCCGCCAAGGGTGACGCGCTGGTGATGCATCCCGGCCCGATGAACCGCGGCGTCGAAATCGCCTCGGAAATCGCCGACGGCCCGCAAAGCGTGATCCAGGAGCAGGTGGAGATGGGCGTCGCCGTGCGCATGGCGGTGATGGAAGCGCTGCTCGACCCCCGTCGTAATCAAGAGGGCCGCAAACAGGAGGGTCGCGGCGCATGAGCACGACAGTCTTTGAACGCGCCCGCATCGTCGACCCTTCGCGCGGCATCGACGAAGTCGGCTCCGTCATCGTCGAGGGCCGCAAGATCGTTGCCGCCGGCAAGGCGACGTTGAACCAGGGCGCGCCCGAGGGCGCTATCATCGTCGACTGCGCCGGCAAGGCGATCATTCCCGGCCTGATCGATGGCCGCGTCTTCATCGGCGAGCCGGGCGGCGAGCATCGCGAAACCATCGCTTCTGCCAGCGTCGCCGCGGCCGCCGGCGGCGTCACCTCTGTCGTCATGATGCCCGATACCGATCCGGTGATCGACAATGTCGCGCTGGTCGAGTTCGTGCTGCGCACCGCCAAGGACACGGCGATCGTCAACATCTTCCCGGCGGCTGCGATCACCAAGGGCCTCGACGGCCGCGAGATGACCGAGTTCGGCCTGTTGCGCGAGGCCGGCGCCGTCGCCTTCACCGATGGCCGCCACACCATCGCCAGTTCACTGGTGATGCGCCGGGCGCTCACCTATGCCCGCGATTTCGGCGCCACCATCGTGCACGAGACGCAGGATGCCGACCTCGGTTCGTCAGGCGTGATGAATGAAGGTCTGTACGCCAGTTGGCTCGGCCTCTCCGGCATTCCGCGCGAAGCCGAATCGATCCCGCTCGAGCGCGATCTGGCTTTGGCGCGGCTGACGCGCGGCTCCTACCATGCGGCAAAGATCTCGACGGCGATGGCGGCCAACGCCGTGACGCGCGCCAAGGCTGACGGCGCTGCCGTAACGTCAGGCGTGTCGATCCACAACCTGTCGCTCAATGAAAACGATGTCGGCGAATACCGCACCTTCTTCCGCCTGACGCCGCCATTGCGCGCCGAGGAAGACCGGCTGGCGATGATCGAGGCGGTCAGGGACGGCACGGTCGATATCATCGTCTCCTCGCACGATCCGCAGGATGTCGACACCAAGCGCCTGCCCTTCGCCGACGCCGCGGCCGGCGCCATCGGGCTGGAGACGCTGCTGGGTGCCGCCTTGCGGCTCTACCACAATGGCGACGTGCCCTTGCTTCGGCTGGTCGAAACGCTGTCCACCGCGCCGGCAAGGCTGTTCGGACTGCCCGGCGGCACGCTGACGCCGGGCTCAGTCGCCGACCTCGCGCTCGTCGATCTCGACGAACCCTGGATCGTCAGCGAAAGCGGCATCCGCTCGCGCTCGAAGAACACCTGTTTCGAAGGCGCGCGCCTGCAAGGCAAGGTCTTGCAAACGCTGGTCGCGGGCCGCACAGTGTTCTCGGCATAGACCGGGAACGGGCGTCGCGCCTGATCGGGCTGCGCTGGGGAAATGCGGGGGAAACAATGACTTACGGCCTAATCCTGGCGCTGGTATTCGGCTACCTCTTGGGCTCGATTCCCTTCGGGCTGCTGCTGACGCGCGCCGCCGGCCTTGGTGATGTGCGCAAGATCGGCTCCGGCAATATCGGCGCCACCAATGTGCTGCGCACCGGCAACAAGGGCCTGGCCGCCGCGACCTTGCTGCTCGATGCGCTGAAGGGTACCGCCGCTGTGCTGATCGCTGGCCATTTCGCACCGGAAACGGCGGTCTGGGCCGGCCTGGGCGCCTTTCTCGGCCATCTCTTCCCGGTCTGGCTTGGCTTCAAGGGCGGCAAGGGCGTCGCCACCTATCTCGGCGTGCTGATCGGCCTTGCCTGGCAGGTGGCACTGATCTTCGCCGTCATCTGGCTGGCGATGGCATTCCTGTTCCGCTACTCGTCGCTCGCGGCGCTGACGGCAGCCGTCATCGTGCCGATAGCCCTCTACTTCCTGAGTGCGCCGCAGATTGCCGTTTTGTTCGTGGTGATGAGCATCATCGTCTTCATCAAGCACAGGGCGAACATTTCGCGGCTGCTTGCCGGCACCGAGGGCAAGATCGGAGCCAAGGGGTGAGCGAGCGCGCCGCCGCGATGAGCGAGCCGGCCGCCGGGCCGCGCCTCAGCGACCGGCAGCGGCTGAACTGGCTGCGGCTGATCCGCACCCAGAATGTCGGCCCCGCTTCCTTTCGCGACCTGATCAACCGTTTCGGGTCAGCCGAAGTGGCGCTGGAAATCCTGCCGGAACTGATGGTTTCGGGCGGTGCCAGCAGGATCGCCCGCATTCCGTCAATCGCTGAGGCCGAGGCCGAACTCGAGGCAGCCCGCCGGGCTGGCGCGCGTTTTGTCGGTATCGGCGAGCCCGACTATCCCCCGCTGCTGAGAAGCATGGACAATCCCCCACCTCTTTTGGCGGTCAAAGGCAATGCCGCTGTCTTCCGGCTGCCTGGGGTCGCCATCGTCGGCGCCCGCAATGCATCGCTGGCCGGCATCAAGATGGCGCGTATGCTGGCGGCTACCCTTGGCGGCGATGGCTACGGCATAGTCTCCGGCCTGGCGCGCGGTATCGACACGGCGGCGCATCAAGGCAGCCTGCAAACCGGCACGATCGGTGTGCTCGCCGGAGGCCTCGACCTGCCCTACCCGCCCGAAAATGCCGGCCTATGCGCGGAAATCGCCGAGCGCGGCGCCGTCATCTCCGAAATGCCGTTCGGCTGGCAGCCGCGCGCTCAGGATTTTCCACGCCGCAACCGTCTTGTCGCGGGTGCTGCCCTCGGGCTGGTGGTGGTCGAGGCCGCCCAGCGTTCGGGCTCGCTGATCAGCGCCAGGCTTGCCGGCGAAATGGGCCGGCTGGTTTTTGCCGTGCCGGGCTCTCCGCTCGATCCACGCGCCGCCGGCACCAACGGTTTGCTCAAGGACGGCGCCACGCTGGTCACCGAGGCATCGGACATTTCCAGGGCGATCGCGCCGCTGACCGGCATGCGAGCGCCCGCTGTGCCACCGTTCGAGGATCCGCCCGACTTTTCGGCCACACCGCCACCCGGCGAGAGCGACCGCGCCAAGGTCATCGAAGCGCTAGGCCCGACACCGGTGCCAGTCGACGAGATCATCCGCCACACCGGCCTTCACCCGGCCCAGGTCTTCATGGTTCTGTTGGAACTCGACCTCGCCGGCCGGCTCGAACGCCATGCCGGCGGCAATGTTTCGCTGATTTTCGGGGAAGGCTGACCGCAGCCGTCAATGGCGGTTGGGTTCCTTCTCCCCGGTCTCGGCGTAATCTGGCGTGTTGGCTCCAAACAGATCATTTTCGACAGCCTTGCGCCAGACTGCGTCCGCGTCTTCGGGACGCAACCGCTGAGCTGCCGCCTCACCGCTTTGTGGCGCAGCGTGCCGCCGGAGCCAGGCGGGCATGACTTCCCGAATGAGGCTGGTCAATTGGGTCATTGCAAACTCCTTCCATGCGCGCGAACCGGGATTGCCTCAGGGCAATCCGGTTCATTTGGGCATTGCGGCCAGCGTCGCCGCTTTCGCGGTCTCGCTCCTGCTCATCTCGTCCAGCCAGGCCAAGGCCGC comes from Mesorhizobium japonicum MAFF 303099 and encodes:
- the plsY gene encoding glycerol-3-phosphate 1-O-acyltransferase PlsY — translated: MTYGLILALVFGYLLGSIPFGLLLTRAAGLGDVRKIGSGNIGATNVLRTGNKGLAAATLLLDALKGTAAVLIAGHFAPETAVWAGLGAFLGHLFPVWLGFKGGKGVATYLGVLIGLAWQVALIFAVIWLAMAFLFRYSSLAALTAAVIVPIALYFLSAPQIAVLFVVMSIIVFIKHRANISRLLAGTEGKIGAKG
- the dprA gene encoding DNA-processing protein DprA, translated to MSEPAAGPRLSDRQRLNWLRLIRTQNVGPASFRDLINRFGSAEVALEILPELMVSGGASRIARIPSIAEAEAELEAARRAGARFVGIGEPDYPPLLRSMDNPPPLLAVKGNAAVFRLPGVAIVGARNASLAGIKMARMLAATLGGDGYGIVSGLARGIDTAAHQGSLQTGTIGVLAGGLDLPYPPENAGLCAEIAERGAVISEMPFGWQPRAQDFPRRNRLVAGAALGLVVVEAAQRSGSLISARLAGEMGRLVFAVPGSPLDPRAAGTNGLLKDGATLVTEASDISRAIAPLTGMRAPAVPPFEDPPDFSATPPPGESDRAKVIEALGPTPVPVDEIIRHTGLHPAQVFMVLLELDLAGRLERHAGGNVSLIFGEG
- a CDS encoding DUF6105 family protein, whose protein sequence is MRYIFALWAAPMALFWGWFYLSLNDMNFGYVMLTRQLHDFVFQLYGQMLGIDPAIIPGMVGKACIFDGFLLMAIWAFRRRREILDWVKRRRSGPAPFDRPIPFERLNRATEAGPRLPAE
- a CDS encoding aspartate carbamoyltransferase catalytic subunit; translated protein: MTDASSLPLYPHRHLLGISDLSPADIELLLDRADRAVAISRQSEKKTSTLRGRTQINLFYEASTRTQSSFELAGKRLGADVMNMSVASSSVKKGETLIDTAMTLNAMRPDILIIRHQSAGAAALLAQKVGCSVVNAGDGAHEHPTQALLDALTIRRAKGPLSKLIVAICGDILHSRVARSNIMLLNALGAQVRVVAPSTLLPSGIEKMGVIVTRSMAEGLKDADVVMMLRLQRERMEGAFVPSVREYFRYFGLDAEKLKAAKGDALVMHPGPMNRGVEIASEIADGPQSVIQEQVEMGVAVRMAVMEALLDPRRNQEGRKQEGRGA
- a CDS encoding DNA alkylation response protein; amino-acid sequence: MTDDVTNQPPPLTGGNAWRGDPLLIQLAERFSDPVRKDLDGLGRFVLTQEAQELARLANVETPKLRTHDRQGRRIDLVEFHPAYHALMRRSVANGLHSSVWENGDAEIGRRHQVRAARFYLTAELETGHLCPITMTSASLAALMASPKLFREWAPRVTTRKYDQSQKPPVEKTGLTLGMGMTEKQGGTDVRANVTRAERAGSGFYRLTGHKWFMSAPMSDAFLVLAQAPEGLSCFLVPRVLGDGSGNGFRFQRLKDKLGNRSNASSEVEFVNAIGEMIGEPGAGVKTIMDMVTLTRLDCAVASSAIMRAGLAEAVHHARHRQVFGSTLIEQPLMQRVLADMALDVAAATALSFRLARSFDEAASDRGEAAFARAMTPVVKYWVCKIAPPLLYEAMECLGGNGYVEEAPLARYYREAPVNAIWEGSGNVMALDVLRVLGRAPGLFEEVLAGIDRDLGAGGRGTIGVLKAAMQVALTDEGSARLLTEQLALSAAAAELRRLGAGRIADAFVETRLAGQWRNTYGMIDSRHDARMIIDTLYPPVN
- a CDS encoding dihydroorotase produces the protein MSTTVFERARIVDPSRGIDEVGSVIVEGRKIVAAGKATLNQGAPEGAIIVDCAGKAIIPGLIDGRVFIGEPGGEHRETIASASVAAAAGGVTSVVMMPDTDPVIDNVALVEFVLRTAKDTAIVNIFPAAAITKGLDGREMTEFGLLREAGAVAFTDGRHTIASSLVMRRALTYARDFGATIVHETQDADLGSSGVMNEGLYASWLGLSGIPREAESIPLERDLALARLTRGSYHAAKISTAMAANAVTRAKADGAAVTSGVSIHNLSLNENDVGEYRTFFRLTPPLRAEEDRLAMIEAVRDGTVDIIVSSHDPQDVDTKRLPFADAAAGAIGLETLLGAALRLYHNGDVPLLRLVETLSTAPARLFGLPGGTLTPGSVADLALVDLDEPWIVSESGIRSRSKNTCFEGARLQGKVLQTLVAGRTVFSA
- the ruvX gene encoding Holliday junction resolvase RuvX yields the protein MAIITIEQLPAWLADGRTLAGLDLGDKTIGVAVSDRGFAFAHPRPVIMRRKFSLDAAVLLALLKKENVGAVAIGLPINMDGSEGPRAQKSRAFVRNMAQLSDLPFVFWDERLSTVAAERTLIEMDFSRAKRAGKIDSAAAAFILQGVLDRLQSLDSAARTELGGRTEPGPTDAA
- a CDS encoding metal-dependent hydrolase, whose product is MKLTWYGHSAFRIETGDAKILIDPYLIGNPSWTGGWEGPAEGITHVLLTHGHSDHISGALEVLGKSGAQLVANFEICMYLVGKGADGSKINPGNIGGTVDCGGFTTTFVQALHSSSFGEDGGKNVYLGNPGGLVLHFPEDRTLYHMGDTDIFSDMALINELHEPKIGIVPIGDRFTMGGAVAALACRRFFKFDTVVPCHFGTFPMIDPTPEKFEAGLEGSGVKVALPKIGETITI